GTGTCGCGCTCGGTGAAGTCGAAGAAGGCCCCGTCGTTGAAGATGTTGCAGTTCTGGTAGATCTCGACGAACGACGTCCCGCGGTGGGCGTGGGCCGCCTTGAGCACCGTCTGCATGTGCTTCGGGTCGCGGTCGAGCGTCCGGGCGACGAACGTCCCGTCGGAGCCGAGCGCCAGGGCGGCCGGGTTGAACGGGTGGTCGAGCGAGCCGTACGGGCTCGACTTCGTGACCTTCCCGACCTCCGACGTCGGCGAGTACTGGCCCTTCGTGAGCCCGTAGATCTGGTTGTTGAACAGGAGGACGTTGAGGTCGACGTTCCGGCGGAGCATGTGGGCCGTGTGGCCGGCCCCGATCGAGAGCGCGTCGCCGTCGCCGGTCACCACCCACACGTCGAGCTCGGGCCGCGTGGCCTTGAGGCCCGTCGCGACGGCCGGCGCGCGGCCGTGGATGGAGTGGAAGCCATACGTGTTCATGTAGTACGGGAAGCGCGACGAGCACCCGATCCCGGAGATGAACACGACGTCCTCGCGCTTGTCGGCCAGCTCCGGGAGCGCGCGCTGGACGGCCGCCAGCACGGCGTAGTCACCGCACCCGGGGCACCATCGGACGTCGGAGCCCGAGACGAAGTCCTTCCGCGTGAGGACCGGCAGCCCAAACGACGCGCCGTCGCCCTCGGGGTCGACCACGCGGGCGCGCTGGGGCACCGGCGGGCGCTTGGCGCCGGGCGGGCGGGCCGGCTTCTTGGCGGTCGGCGGGAGCGTCGGCTTCCGGCTCGCAGCGGCCCCCGGCGGCAGCGTCGGCTTTTTCGGCCTCGGGCCCGAGGCCTGCGGACCCGCGGGCTTGGCGGCCTTCGGCGGAGCGCCGTCGTCCGGGCCCGTCTCGGGGATCGGCGGCTCGGCCGGCGCGTCGCCCGAGGCGGGCACGGCGGGGGCGTCGACCGGGTGCGTCTTGCCGGCCGGCTCGGGCGTGTCGGGGCGGGCGCCCTGGTCGCCGCGCGGCTGGGGCGGGTCGCCGCCGGGCCGGGCGGCCGCGTCGTCGGGGAGGGGAGCGTCGGGCATGGTGCGTTAGCTGTCGTCGGGGTCGTCCGCCAGCGAGAGGATCGAGGCCTCCACCTCGCGCGCCGTGAACGGCAGGCCCTGGACTTTGCTCAGGCCGCGGGCCGGCACGAGGAAGCGGTCGCGGAGGACGTGGACGAGCTGGCCGTTGTTGAGCTCGGGGACGAGGACGTGGTCGAAGCGACCGAAGGCCTCGCCGAGGCCGGGGGGGAGCGGGTTCAGCCAGCGGAGGTGCGCGTGGCCGACGGAGAGCCCGCGCGCGCGGGCGCTCTGGACCGCCTTCTTGATGGCGCCGTACGTCGAGCCCCAGCCGACCACGAGCACGTCGCCGGCCTCGTCGCCCTCGAGCTCGACCGGGCCGAAGGACGCGGCGATCCGAGCCACCTTCTCGGCGCGCGTTTCGGTCATCCGCTGGTGGTTCTCCGGGTCGTAGCTCACGCCGCCCGTGCGGCTGTCCTTCTCGAGCCCGCCGATCCGGTGCTCCAGCCCGGCCGTGCCCGGCGTGGCCCAGCCGCGCGCCAGCGTCGCCTCGTCGCGGACGTAGGGGAGGAACTGGCCGTCGTCGGTGCGCGCGGCCGTGCCCGCCTCGGCGAGGCCGACGGGGATGTCGGGGAGCGCGTCGGCGTCGGGCAGCTTCCACGGCTCGGAGCCGTTGCCGAGGTAGCCGTCGGAGAGGACGATGACCGGCGTCATGTACTTCAGCGCGACCCGGGCGGCGTGGTAGGCCGCGAGGAAGCACTCGCCGGGTGTCTTCGGCGCGAGGACGG
This sequence is a window from Rubrivirga marina. Protein-coding genes within it:
- a CDS encoding 2-oxoacid:ferredoxin oxidoreductase subunit beta, giving the protein MPDAPLPDDAAARPGGDPPQPRGDQGARPDTPEPAGKTHPVDAPAVPASGDAPAEPPIPETGPDDGAPPKAAKPAGPQASGPRPKKPTLPPGAAASRKPTLPPTAKKPARPPGAKRPPVPQRARVVDPEGDGASFGLPVLTRKDFVSGSDVRWCPGCGDYAVLAAVQRALPELADKREDVVFISGIGCSSRFPYYMNTYGFHSIHGRAPAVATGLKATRPELDVWVVTGDGDALSIGAGHTAHMLRRNVDLNVLLFNNQIYGLTKGQYSPTSEVGKVTKSSPYGSLDHPFNPAALALGSDGTFVARTLDRDPKHMQTVLKAAHAHRGTSFVEIYQNCNIFNDGAFFDFTERDTKPLRTVFVEDGQPMTYAGGERGLVLDGLRLRSVDLGGDRTEADCVVYDSTDKALALLVVDQMFWDPDLPRPFGVLYREDRPTYDALLNAQVDEVRRTKGPGDLKALLAAGDTWTIE